In the Corythoichthys intestinalis isolate RoL2023-P3 chromosome 18, ASM3026506v1, whole genome shotgun sequence genome, aagccccacaACTatctttaatttgtccgttttaccctggagatattttggatgataaataatcgatccaaacatggaaaaaatgaaaaataaacatttaaaagggtaaatatatgaaaaggaatatctcgaccactccttgatgtcttcgATTTcttcatcgcaacccttgttatattaccatgtttcacccataaaatccccaaaaagtcttgACACTCGTTGATACTTGCTACACGGagcttttggattgaaacaaggtaagtacgcgataatatcttgttaaaatcatggggtCTTTAGTTatcctctctcatgctctcacctccagtaagAGTTTaggggtaattttttttttttaatgccctcctgttctttttcttccccaagaaaattgatattttaagctttccaatgatgtatcacatgcatataggacaattttgaaatttggccaaattgaggatcTCTCAGCGGATCTTCAAATcacatgagtgttttccgccatatattaatCTGGGAAAAATGTTACAGTTTGTCATCAAAGTATCTCTCTCACTAATGTGCTGCCTCAGATTGGTTGGGATTGGGAATAACCAGACAATTGGACTTCAGTCACAGGGACTAAGACTTCAGTCGACTCGTGTCGCAAATTTGATGACTTGCAACTCGATTAGGacttgaaggaaaaaaatgcgGAAAACTCACTTGACCTGGGAGGGTCAGAGACTCGAGATTTGACTTGTGAGGTGATAACTCTGGACTCGACAAGATGACTCCAAAAATTGGAATCGTAGATTGGATCCCACCTACCTGTGATCTGCTTTGTCGCCTTGGCTACTCTCGCCACGCCCTCACGGAACATCATAGCAGtcaaaaatcaatcaaattcCCTGCAGACTCAACTGCatagtttgtttttctgttttttatttttacactgACAGTAAGGTTTCCTCAAAGACCTGAGTGCTTTGTGTGTGGGCTGAGGAACAATGTTGAAGGCCTTGACTAGCCAGTGACTTGACTCATCACCTtttttgacttgacacgactTGTCTTTACAGCCTTGTGATGAggctcgactcgacatgacttCGAGACTCGACTCAACCTCGAGACCTGACTCGTCATAATCTCATGACTCAACTCGACTTCCCCAAaacgcagggccggcccagcctatacgcagactatgctgcTCCtttgggcccctgaccactggggggcccccaatctggcaattaatttatattccattttgtttactacagtttgctttatttgacttttgtcagttttgatacttgattacaagcttaaaaaaaataaaagttctttctCAACTTCGTTCTGTTcctcccccaaatggcctgggctggccctgccaaaacataccgtaatttttagactataagctgctactttttcttGCTGTTTCTACCCTGCAGCTTTTATAAGGAAGTGGCttatttaggcaaggcaaggcaaatttatttatatagcacaattcaacacaaggcaattcaaagtgctttacatcacatgaagattataaaaatcacatttaaaatcaatacaacgtaaaaaccaagacaatcaaaattggaaataaaattatacataaaaattgcatttaatcacaaatagaataaaaataaataaataaaaataaaaactactaataataataattgaaatcagcaatgaagataagcacaagaggaatagaaagcaggtagattgaaatatatagacagttatggatatgcagtgctaaacaaaagcgtttttagccctgatttaaaggagctaacattttgagcatacttcagacgttcaggttacttgttccagaggtgaggagcataataactaaatgctgcctcaccctgcttggttcttgttcttggaacatacaggagaccggttccagacgaccttaggggtctagatgtctcataggaatctaacaaatcaagcatgtattttggtccaaggccattaagtgttttgtagacgagcagtagtattttatagtctatcctttgactcactggaagccagtgtagcgatttcaaaaccggtctaatgtggtccagcttccttgtatttgtgaggactctggctgcagcattctgtactagctgcagcttcctgactgatttttttatcaagacccgtaaatataccattgcaatagtcctatctgctgaaaatgaatgcatgcagaagtttttccatgtcttgttgagtcagaagccccttatttCTGgtaatattttttaggtggtaataagcagatttagtgacggactttagatggctatcaaattttaggtctgagtcaataattacgccaaggtttctgacttgatttgtagctgtaagtgacattgtgctaaggtgcctgcttatctttgacctttcctttttttggcccaaaaatgatcacttctgtcttctccacatttaactggagaaaattctggcacatccattcattgatttgatgaatgcatttactcagggagactaagggactatattcatgtggggacacagaaatgtacagttgtgtcatctgcataggtgtgataggagatgtcatactgttccataatctgagctaagggaagcttatagatgttaaataagagtggtcaaagaattgacccttgaggtactccacacgtgaatttggttcgttctgactgatggtttccgattgacacaaaagaaatccctatcacttaaataggatgtgaactactgaagaatagtgtcagtcagccctacccactgttccaatctgctgagtagtatgttgtgtcgaatgcggcgctgagatccaatagtagcagaacagatgatttgcctgcatcggtagtcCGacaaatatcatttaggactttgataagcacggtctcggcgcTGTGTTGTTGCCGAAATCCAGATtatttaagttttatttttttaatttttatttttttacacaaacgagcttcatattttcttgttaaaaataataaaaaatggataattagacatatttttttttaaaatggctttccaaattttgccatgACATAGCTCTCAACCACTACACTAACTgataaagcttgccagaagctcgtCAGACTTACTCAAAAACTCAGGATTTTATAGATGAATATGGCTCCATCTGATACTACATAAtgctacaaaagaacaattttaaatGGATGGGCATCCACTATTTTCTACGACAAGAGAACGAGATGCTAGCGTTGATTAGCTGTTTTCAACTGGCACTCGGAGCAGATGCTACAACAGAGTTGCTGTGTAAGAGCTAGCGCTATCTATTAACTGTTTTTAGAGGATTTCATCCACTTCAAGTTTAGAAGGCAAGGTAAAGTGGATTATATATCTTTGCAAATGACCTGTTTTAGAAAGTTAGTTTTTAAGCATTCAGACAAAATGCGTTAATGAATATATTTTGAGCAAACATTTCTGTGCAACATCTATGTAAATATCCAATGTTAAGATATGGACACCTGCGGTTTACAGTCCGGTACGGCATATATGTGCATTTATTTCTAaaattttgtgaaatttggccagtgcggcttataatcaggtgcgctttatagtctcATTCTTACCGTAATTTGTGGACTAATTTATGACTCAAATCTTAGTGACTCTTGCAATTGTCAGGGAATAACTGAGATATTTTCCTCTGTGAGTTTAGGAGAAAGCTTTCTAATGTCTCTCCAGTAGGTGACACAGAATGGATTGCCCAACCAGATTTTCTTGGGGACATATACTGGTCAGGGACAGCACCACTTTGTGTGTCCGGCTGCAAGGCACGCCACCGGGAGCTTAGGAGGGACCCATGTGGAGACTCCAACTGCTGCTGGCTAGGCTACAAGTCCCTGTGCAGAGGTAACACAAAATGAGCTGTACTGTGCTGAACAGTCAGCGTATGGTGCTAAAATACCTGTGCTTATACTATTGCTAGTGAACTGCGGCAAGCCAGATGTGGATTACAATGGAATCGTATATGGAAATGACTGGTGGGTAGGATCTGTGCTGAGGTATTCTTGTCGGCCTGGCTTCATGCTGGTGGGAAACGCCAACAGGACTTGCCAAGCAAATGGCCTCTGGACTCCCAAACCTTCCTGCCTCAGTATGTATACGTAACACGACAAAATATGACAGCCCTTTATTTCGTCCTCTTTATAATCCCtgcccttttttcccccccacatctTTTGTAGGAATGTGCAAAAAGGGCTCCATTGAAATCAGTGAGCGGGAACTCAATGGGACATGCAACTCTACATGTGCATACAAAAGCTACTCAGGGCCTCCCAAATTAGGCTGCACTCAGATAAACAACTGCAAGAAGAAGGAAACTGGCTGGAAGCGTTTCTTTGCTCAGTGTATCCCTTGCATCTGTGACTGTGCGTTATCTTGCCGTGAGTACCAGAAATCTCACTTTAATGCCGTCTGTGTTGTCTTagacaaggccggcccagcctatacacagactatgcagccgcttagggcccctgaccactaagtggcctccaatctggcaacctcatttcatacattgttaatagagcatcgtgaataatgtggcgcgcattgtCATTTATCCATGCAAACAtcaattttcttgtcattacatgtcatttggggtgagaagtttgaagtatgcagtgcaacaaaatatgattaatacacagaaaatggacgtatgtatgggtttcacagaacACTGTGATGTAATGGTTggtcaaaaatatgggccccatggcattattttgcttagggcccccaaatggcctggccgGCCCTGGTCATAGATATAGCAATTCAAGTGTGTTTTAGTGGTAAATGTGGCTATTACTGTCATGTGAAAACATTTGTTCACCCTATCACATATTCAGTTCTTAATttatgattttgtttttctttatctctggaaaagaaaatgatttaattgcaggtaaacaacaaaaattgttttactcattaaaccaaatacagtatgtcaacaaaaaatgcatattcgaactgaggaaaaagttaggacaccctaccacctaatagctagtgttaacccctttggctgaaataacttcagtgagacactttctgtagccatctaccagtctttgacatcggtctgaagaaagtttgccccactcctcaatgcagaatactttcagttgtgagatgtttgaggggttatttgcatatggcggaaaacacagacaagtttctgctcttgcacccctctttaaaataaactgctgtatttcaagccaaaacaactgttgtgtttgatagaataatatgtcaatatgctgccatagcagattcatggcgcactaagcctccgaactatttttaatttgtctgttttaccctgaaaacccccgtttacagatgtcgggcAACCGCTTttctttcaacctagccataaaaagaagtaattatttttattattcaaaatgtctaacaTTTTTAgcgtagaatcattaattgatgtctaatatttggtttaaaaaaaaaaaaaacgactttgaaaaattattcaattgcatattttaaacttttaaacgaattacgtcacaatgaaaaatttgtcgtctgtaaaaaagtcacagatatctacctcataactatcgcttaattttatttttttcgttactgtcgcattttcccccaatatggtagatgataaataatcgatccaaacaaagaaaaattgaaaaataacatttaaaagggtaactatatgaaaaagaaaatctcaaccactccttgttgtctgcgatttctgcatcgcgacccttgttatattaccacgtttcacc is a window encoding:
- the si:ch211-117m20.4 gene encoding CUB and sushi domain-containing protein 1 isoform X1, coding for MRFHPLLLLFFTSLQRATSQVSEWIEEVEVSVGDTEWIAQPDFLGDIYWSGTAPLCVSGCKARHRELRRDPCGDSNCCWLGYKSLCRVNCGKPDVDYNGIVYGNDWWVGSVLRYSCRPGFMLVGNANRTCQANGLWTPKPSCLRMCKKGSIEISERELNGTCNSTCAYKSYSGPPKLGCTQINNCKKKETGWKRFFAQCIPCICDCALSCLSTG
- the si:ch211-117m20.4 gene encoding sushi, von Willebrand factor type A, EGF and pentraxin domain-containing protein 1 isoform X2, which produces MRFHPLLLLFFTSLQRATSQVSEWIEEVEVSGDTEWIAQPDFLGDIYWSGTAPLCVSGCKARHRELRRDPCGDSNCCWLGYKSLCRVNCGKPDVDYNGIVYGNDWWVGSVLRYSCRPGFMLVGNANRTCQANGLWTPKPSCLRMCKKGSIEISERELNGTCNSTCAYKSYSGPPKLGCTQINNCKKKETGWKRFFAQCIPCICDCALSCLSTG